The following coding sequences lie in one Cydia strobilella chromosome 16, ilCydStro3.1, whole genome shotgun sequence genomic window:
- the LOC134748513 gene encoding uncharacterized protein LOC134748513 — translation MVQILTDHGCFGKYLRRIEREESPMCHECGAPVDTARHTLEECPAWGPQRAILQTKVGADLSLASIVKAMLDSEEAWKAMASFTDEIMSQKEAAKRARENDPNAHPLRRRRAGGRARRYARLLPPP, via the coding sequence ATGGTGCAGATACTTACTGACCATGGATGCTTTGGTAAGTACCTGCGCCGCATAGAGAGGGAGGAATCCCCCATGTGCCATGAGTGTGGCGCACCGGTAGACACGGCGCGTCATACTCTCGAAGAATGCCCTGCATGGGGGCCCCAGCGGGCCATCCTTCAAACTAAAGTAGGAGCAGACCTTTCGTTGGCGAGCATTGTTAAGGCCATGCTCGACAGCGAGGAGGCATGGAAGGCGATGGCCTCCTTCACTGACGAAATTatgtcgcagaaggaggcagcgaAGCGTGCGCGTGAGAACGACCCTAACGCGCATCCACTCCGCCGACGACGGGCTGGGGGCAGAGCCAGGCGCTATGCGCGCCTGCTGCCTCCACCGTAG